A region of Anticarsia gemmatalis isolate Benzon Research Colony breed Stoneville strain chromosome 18, ilAntGemm2 primary, whole genome shotgun sequence DNA encodes the following proteins:
- the LOC142980673 gene encoding protein arginine methyltransferase NDUFAF7 homolog, mitochondrial — protein sequence MNSRQVFRMCNKLLIPQTISRGFGYKVVKRPDPKTLKMPAPGTTPSIMEILKEKIRLAGPISVADYMHIVATNPTEGYYMKKEVIGQEGDFITSPEISQLFGEILGIWFYAETQKMGTGKPLQIVELGPGKGTLLLDILRVINNLGYRAPDVSLHLVEISSTMQSIQANRICISHREVDLDSPHNYEGETVSGIKVYWYNDLKKVPNNFSWYIAHEFFDVLPIHKFEKTENGWRELLIDIDGQDKLYYRISAEANNAVRTLVRPPLDSGDKTELEISGRAMSIARQLAHRVDQFGGLALIADYGHEGEKGDTFRAFHKHQVVNPLENPGTCDLTADVDFHQLRIAAAKIPTAENFALVMGPVKQKDFLERCQAPARLEILLKNAKTDEDREKVQMCYDMLVDPEKMGERFKFMAFYPSTMEQILNKYPPLGFSTPPKPKS from the exons ATGAATTCTCGGCAAGTATTTAGGATGTGCAACAAACTGTTGATACCCCAAACTATATCTAGGGGATTTGGTTACAAGGTAGTGAAGCGTCCAGACCCGAAAACCCTTAAGATGCCTGCTCCAGGAACTACACCAAGTATAATGGAAATTCTGAAGGAGAAGATTAGGCTTGCTGGACCTATAAGTGTTGCTGATTACATGCATATCGTTGCCACGAACCCTACAGAGGGATATTACATGAAAAAAGAAGTAATTGGTCAAGAAGGAGACTTTATCACATCGCCCGAAATATCTCAACTTTTTGGTGAAATATTAGGTATATGGTTTTATGCTGAGACGCAAAAGATGGGTACAGGGAAGCCGCTACAGATTGTAGAGCTAGGACCGGGTAAAGGCACTTTGTTATTAGATATTTTAAGG GTGATAAATAATCTGGGCTATAGAGCACCAGATGTGAGCTTGCACCTTGTTGAAATTTCATCAACAATGCAATCAATACAAGCTAACAGAATTTGTATCTCTCACCGGGAGGTGGATCTTGACTCACCGCATAATTATGAG GGTGAGACTGTCAGTGGCATCAAGGTATATTGGTACAATGACCTGAAGAAGGTGCCAAATAACTTTTCTTGGTATATAGCTCATGAGTTCTTTGATGTCCTCCCAATACACAAGTTTGAG AAAACCGAAAACGGTTGGCGAGAACTCCTCATCGACATCGACGGTCAAGATAAACTGTACTATAGGATATCAGCAGAAGCCAACAATGCAGTTAGGACACTAGTCAGACCTCCTTTGGACTCTGGCGATAAAACTGAACTGGAGATCAGTGGCCGGGCTATGAGTATTGCAAGGCAGTTGGCTCATAGAGTAGACCAGTTTGGTGGATTAGCTTTGATAGCTGATTATGGACATGAAGGAGAGAAGGGTGATACGTTTAGG GCCTTCCACAAACATCAAGTAGTAAACCCTTTAGAGAACCCTGGCACTTGTGACCTCACAGCCGACGTGGACTTCCACCAGCTGAGGATAGCAGCAGCGAAGATACCGACTGCCGAGAACTTTGCGCTCGTCATGGGACCTGTGAAGCAGAAGGACTTCCTTGAGAGATGTCAGGCTCCTGCTAGATTAGAG ATTCTCTTAAAGAACGCAAAAACCGATGAAGATCGAGAAAAAGTTCAAATGTGCTATGATATGCTCGTCGACCCTGAGAAGATGGGTGAACGATTCAAATTCATGGCGTTTTATCCTTCAACCATGGagcaaatattaaataaataccctCCCTTGGGTTTTTCCACACCCCCTAAGCCTAAGTCgtag